The following coding sequences lie in one Bifidobacterium sp. ESL0690 genomic window:
- a CDS encoding ATP-binding protein — MIDRPQYLHHLEQWKDKPVIKVVTGVRRCGKSTILELFANQLATSGVSQDHIISINLERLENESLLDYHRLHEFIINRCKSQGMHYVMLDEIQNVPDFQKVLDSLQTRSNIDLYVTGSNATLLSGTLATLISGRYVEIPVMPLSFAEYRSAAPKDESAQRTWSRYIHDGSFPATTEFSGDDTLIHDYLEGILNTILIKDVSQRLGSTRAGVVEAVTRFMFDNIGNLTASKTISDTMTSAGTRISSPTVANLLEALCSAFILYQAQRYEVKGKRILKQERKYYAVDMGLRRILVSGNVRDTGRILENIVFLELKRRAGTVYVGQSAGGEIDFVTNGVNGPAYYQVSESVRNPKTLERELSSFRNLDDNYPKTLITLDDELPTSHNGIQQIYALDWLMKG; from the coding sequence ATGATTGACAGGCCGCAATATCTCCATCACTTGGAGCAATGGAAGGATAAACCCGTCATCAAAGTAGTCACCGGAGTACGACGTTGCGGCAAATCAACCATTCTGGAACTGTTCGCCAACCAACTTGCTACTTCCGGAGTTTCACAAGACCATATCATCTCAATCAACCTAGAACGTCTCGAGAACGAGTCACTGCTCGACTATCACCGGCTTCATGAATTCATCATCAATCGATGTAAAAGCCAAGGCATGCACTATGTGATGCTTGATGAAATCCAAAACGTACCGGACTTTCAAAAGGTTCTTGACAGCCTGCAGACCCGTTCCAACATCGACCTGTATGTCACGGGTTCAAATGCGACGCTGCTAAGCGGCACACTAGCGACCCTGATTTCAGGCAGATACGTCGAGATACCGGTGATGCCGCTTTCCTTCGCCGAATATCGTTCGGCCGCACCGAAAGACGAATCGGCACAACGTACTTGGTCACGCTATATCCATGACGGATCTTTCCCTGCAACCACTGAATTCAGCGGAGACGACACACTTATTCACGATTATCTGGAGGGCATTCTCAACACTATCCTCATCAAAGACGTCTCCCAGCGTCTCGGAAGTACACGCGCGGGAGTGGTGGAAGCGGTCACTCGCTTCATGTTTGACAATATCGGCAACCTCACTGCATCCAAAACCATCAGCGACACGATGACCTCTGCCGGCACACGCATCTCATCGCCGACGGTGGCGAACCTGCTGGAGGCATTGTGCTCCGCGTTTATTCTTTACCAGGCGCAGCGTTACGAGGTGAAAGGCAAGCGTATTCTCAAGCAGGAACGCAAATATTACGCGGTGGACATGGGCCTGCGCCGCATACTCGTTTCAGGAAACGTGCGAGACACCGGCAGAATCTTGGAAAACATCGTATTCCTCGAACTCAAACGACGCGCAGGAACGGTGTACGTAGGCCAATCCGCAGGAGGCGAAATCGATTTCGTCACCAACGGCGTGAATGGCCCGGCCTACTATCAAGTCTCTGAATCGGTCCGCAATCCCAAGACCCTAGAGCGCGAACTCTCGTCGTTCCGCAACCTAGACGACAACTACCCCAAAACTCTCATCACCCTAGACGACGAGCTCCCCACCAGCCACAACGGCATTCAGCAGATCTATGCCCTTGATTGGCTGATGAAAGGATAA
- a CDS encoding sugar porter family MFS transporter, translated as MSQSTDSSPSQDEAVEVLDPKIRRRIILVCLAGAMGGLLFGYDTSVINGAVDAIAGKVSGFNLNSLMSGISVSGALLGCVLGAWFAGKLADRYGRVRIMLVAAILFLLSAIGSGFAPGVWIFVIFRIVGGVGVGFASVVGPAYISEVAPTKMRGFLTSFQQFGVAIGMFLSTIVNNLLAKGSGSADRPFWFGISTWRWMLLMMVIPAVLMLIACFKLPESPRYLVMKGRDKEAMGLLRSLNGSTNPKAKVTQIRASLGNDTTPRLSDLRGHTFGLKKVVWIAIAIALFQQFNGVNIILYYDSSLWRSVGFSEQQALNISVIRSIVAFIPTILAMVLVDRVGRRKMLSFGSAGMTIFLLIATFGFYHATITPNGVSLSGFWAPLTLVAVYLFYLIFCGTWGPAMWVVISEIFPNNIRAMGVAVATAFNWIGNFVVSTTFPPMRDGWGIGNAYLFYAVFAALSWIFVVKALPETNGVELEDMKAE; from the coding sequence ATGTCACAAAGCACTGATAGCTCGCCTTCTCAAGATGAGGCCGTCGAGGTTCTCGACCCCAAGATTCGCAGAAGGATTATTCTGGTATGCCTGGCTGGTGCCATGGGTGGCCTGCTGTTCGGCTATGACACCTCGGTGATTAACGGGGCCGTTGACGCCATCGCCGGCAAGGTTTCCGGATTCAACCTGAACAGTCTGATGAGCGGCATCTCGGTTTCAGGTGCGCTGCTTGGCTGCGTTCTCGGCGCCTGGTTCGCAGGCAAGCTCGCAGACCGTTATGGCAGGGTCAGGATCATGCTGGTCGCCGCCATTCTCTTCCTGTTGAGCGCCATCGGTTCGGGATTCGCGCCCGGCGTCTGGATTTTCGTCATCTTTCGTATCGTCGGCGGCGTCGGTGTCGGCTTCGCTTCGGTGGTCGGTCCGGCCTACATTTCCGAGGTCGCTCCTACCAAGATGCGTGGCTTCCTCACCAGCTTCCAGCAGTTCGGCGTGGCCATCGGCATGTTCCTTTCCACCATCGTCAACAACCTGCTTGCCAAGGGTTCCGGCAGCGCCGACAGGCCGTTCTGGTTTGGCATCTCCACTTGGCGCTGGATGCTTTTGATGATGGTCATCCCCGCAGTTTTGATGCTGATCGCCTGCTTCAAACTCCCTGAGTCTCCGCGTTACCTGGTGATGAAGGGCCGCGACAAAGAGGCCATGGGTCTGCTTCGCAGTCTCAATGGTTCCACCAATCCGAAGGCCAAGGTCACGCAGATTCGCGCCTCGCTTGGCAACGACACCACCCCGCGTCTTTCCGACCTTCGTGGCCATACTTTCGGCTTGAAGAAAGTGGTGTGGATCGCCATCGCCATCGCGCTTTTCCAGCAGTTCAACGGCGTGAACATCATTCTTTATTACGATTCCAGCCTTTGGCGTTCCGTGGGCTTCAGCGAGCAGCAGGCGCTCAACATCTCCGTGATCCGCAGCATCGTCGCTTTCATCCCGACGATTCTTGCCATGGTCTTGGTCGATCGCGTCGGCCGTCGTAAGATGCTGTCCTTCGGCTCGGCCGGTATGACCATCTTCCTGCTGATCGCCACTTTCGGTTTCTACCACGCTACCATCACTCCAAACGGCGTTTCTTTGAGCGGTTTCTGGGCTCCGCTGACGCTCGTTGCGGTCTATCTCTTCTACCTCATCTTCTGCGGAACTTGGGGTCCGGCCATGTGGGTGGTCATCAGCGAGATCTTCCCGAACAATATCCGTGCCATGGGCGTGGCCGTTGCCACGGCCTTCAACTGGATCGGCAACTTCGTGGTGAGCACGACCTTCCCGCCGATGCGTGACGGCTGGGGCATCGGCAATGCTTACCTGTTCTATGCGGTCTTCGCAGCCTTGAGCTGGATCTTCGTGGTCAAGGCTTTGCCGGAGACCAATGGAGTCGAGCTTGAGGATATGAAAGCCGAGTGA
- a CDS encoding alpha/beta hydrolase — translation MDLKIEDDERKLFSTWTELDGDLAGCDEHVAQTILASRLMFARGDRSRTAYWQVPEDIDVIADIPYIDDGTRAHKLDVYLPHDVVVRGGKTAPVYIDIHGGGFMYGHKELNRNFNVHLAEQGFVVFSVNYRVMPESDFLGQLADAEAAFAWIRDHIDDYPVDPQSIFLTGDSAGGTLALYATAVERSQEMADALGLKRSGLNLKGSTLISGLFELKPYLDAVDGFGDIDESSPTGSMMVISPFFFKTLKERGEQWADLEFMAAHVDLPPLFLNTSNDDFLQGDAMRLAAALCDAGRDFELHDRHAPKGVTLGHVYPVCMSWLPESQETLRQIRDFSYNHL, via the coding sequence ATGGATTTGAAGATCGAAGACGATGAGCGCAAGCTTTTCTCCACCTGGACCGAGCTTGACGGCGACCTTGCCGGCTGTGACGAGCATGTTGCGCAGACCATTCTGGCTTCGCGCCTGATGTTCGCGCGCGGCGACCGCTCGCGTACTGCCTATTGGCAGGTTCCTGAAGATATCGACGTCATCGCCGACATCCCGTACATCGACGACGGCACCCGGGCGCACAAGCTTGACGTGTATCTTCCGCACGATGTGGTGGTTCGCGGCGGCAAAACCGCTCCGGTCTACATTGACATCCACGGCGGCGGCTTCATGTATGGCCACAAGGAGCTCAATCGCAACTTCAACGTTCATCTAGCCGAACAAGGATTCGTGGTGTTCTCGGTCAATTACCGGGTGATGCCGGAAAGCGATTTCCTGGGTCAGCTGGCCGATGCCGAAGCCGCGTTCGCATGGATTCGTGACCATATCGACGATTACCCGGTCGACCCCCAGTCGATTTTCCTCACCGGCGATTCCGCCGGCGGCACCTTGGCGCTGTATGCCACGGCCGTTGAACGCAGCCAGGAGATGGCCGACGCATTGGGTTTGAAGCGTTCCGGGCTCAATCTCAAGGGGTCCACGCTAATTTCCGGCCTCTTTGAACTCAAGCCGTATCTTGACGCGGTCGATGGCTTCGGCGATATCGACGAGAGCTCGCCGACCGGTTCGATGATGGTCATTTCGCCGTTCTTCTTCAAGACTTTGAAGGAGCGGGGCGAACAGTGGGCTGACCTTGAGTTTATGGCCGCTCACGTCGACTTGCCGCCGCTGTTCCTCAACACGAGCAACGACGACTTCCTGCAGGGCGATGCCATGCGGCTTGCGGCGGCGCTTTGCGACGCGGGTCGCGACTTCGAACTGCACGACCGTCACGCACCCAAGGGCGTAACTCTGGGTCACGTCTATCCGGTCTGCATGAGCTGGTTGCCGGAAAGTCAGGAGACGTTGCGTCAGATTCGCGATTTCTCCTACAACCACCTCTGA
- a CDS encoding AraC family transcriptional regulator — protein sequence MALSSPKPTYNTVITPDYLEEDVYPEEYPALVIIHDSNYEYVHPHWHRGLEIVHSASGDARFTVGKKVYDIESGDTLIISPYELHHALIDSPYRGISVTFNGDIIAKLYPFADRYRFSWSAPSASDDDRATLVALLTRIMELSNRQERDRSFLINAALYEMLSLLYTRFTCGIRRPEEIRRGRNIIMEIIGYLNKHYTEPLNETFVAQQFGYSREHFSRLFKRATGNSFKEYLTELRCEDAHAKLLNSKGSVADISRATGFPSAASLNSAFRQRYGTSPREYRAVRHTTTHRA from the coding sequence ATGGCGCTTTCATCACCCAAACCGACATACAACACCGTCATTACCCCCGACTATCTCGAGGAGGACGTATATCCGGAGGAATACCCTGCCTTGGTAATCATCCACGACAGCAACTACGAATACGTCCACCCACACTGGCATCGCGGGTTGGAAATTGTGCATTCGGCGAGCGGCGACGCGCGCTTTACCGTGGGTAAGAAAGTCTACGACATCGAATCAGGAGACACGTTAATCATCAGCCCTTACGAGCTGCACCACGCGTTGATTGACTCGCCTTACCGCGGAATTTCAGTGACCTTCAACGGCGACATCATCGCCAAACTCTATCCTTTCGCCGACCGTTATCGGTTTTCCTGGTCCGCCCCCAGCGCGAGCGACGACGACCGAGCCACTCTGGTCGCTTTGCTTACACGAATTATGGAATTGTCGAACCGTCAGGAACGCGACCGCAGCTTCCTCATCAACGCGGCACTGTACGAAATGCTCAGCCTGCTATACACCAGATTCACCTGCGGAATCCGCCGACCAGAGGAAATCCGGCGCGGCCGCAACATCATCATGGAAATCATCGGCTACTTGAACAAGCATTACACCGAGCCGCTCAACGAAACGTTCGTCGCCCAGCAGTTCGGTTACAGCCGCGAGCATTTCAGCCGGCTTTTCAAGCGCGCCACAGGTAATAGTTTCAAGGAATATCTAACCGAATTGCGTTGCGAAGACGCCCACGCCAAACTGCTCAATTCGAAAGGTAGCGTCGCCGACATCAGCCGGGCCACGGGCTTCCCCAGCGCCGCTAGTCTCAATTCCGCTTTCCGACAGCGTTACGGCACATCCCCGCGCGAGTACCGCGCCGTGCGGCATACGACGACGCACCGGGCATGA
- a CDS encoding ABC transporter substrate-binding protein has translation MASKSWSIKIVAALAAGAALISVAGCGGSGNNNTSTPKKAATTDEIIKVDNTEPQSPLVPSNTNEMGGGKVIRYLFEGLVSYDAKGKQHMEVAKSITPNADATQYTIKLNDGWKFTNGEKVTASSFADAWSYAANVKNAQKQSSRMSIIKGYDELQNPSVAADAKLSGLEVKDPLTLVVTLKSPDSVFPIQLAHQSFFPLPSAAYKDIKAFGKAPIGDGPYKFKSWQPNTDILVVKNPDYQGSRKAANAGIDYRVYTNEDAAYADLQSGNLDVMEEVPQSALKTFRTDSSVKAFVQPGSSYQGFVIPESLPHFALGKEGNLRRQAISMAINRKQIVSKIYQNTKTPSTDFTSPLVPEHSKELKNSANLQYNPTKAKELWKQADQISKFTGDFKIAYNSDAAHKPWVDAVSNSLKNTLGINASGDPYPTFSDIRNQVTDRSIKTAFRSGWMLDYPTAEDYMTPLYSSSSADGHGSNDGDYKSPAFDAALAKALSQTDVAKRTADFKSAQEILLNDLPSIPLWNEDVAAAASTKVKNVHFDYTNLPTYNTVTK, from the coding sequence ATGGCTTCGAAATCATGGAGTATAAAAATCGTGGCCGCACTGGCTGCAGGCGCGGCGTTGATTTCCGTTGCAGGCTGCGGCGGTTCGGGTAATAATAATACCTCGACACCGAAGAAGGCGGCGACCACCGATGAGATCATCAAGGTCGACAACACCGAGCCGCAAAGCCCGCTCGTGCCTTCGAACACCAACGAAATGGGCGGTGGCAAGGTCATCCGTTACCTCTTCGAAGGTCTGGTGAGCTACGACGCCAAGGGCAAGCAGCATATGGAAGTGGCGAAGTCAATCACTCCCAACGCGGATGCGACGCAATATACCATCAAGCTCAACGACGGGTGGAAATTCACCAACGGTGAGAAGGTGACGGCCTCTTCGTTCGCCGACGCATGGAGCTATGCCGCCAACGTCAAGAACGCGCAGAAGCAGTCCAGCCGCATGTCCATCATCAAGGGCTACGACGAGCTGCAGAATCCGAGCGTTGCCGCTGACGCCAAGCTTTCCGGCCTCGAGGTCAAAGACCCGTTGACACTGGTGGTCACCCTGAAGAGCCCCGATTCGGTCTTCCCGATCCAGCTCGCGCACCAGTCCTTCTTCCCGCTGCCCAGCGCCGCGTACAAGGACATCAAGGCGTTCGGCAAGGCACCGATTGGCGACGGCCCGTACAAGTTCAAGTCCTGGCAGCCCAACACCGACATTCTGGTCGTGAAGAACCCGGATTATCAGGGAAGCCGTAAGGCCGCGAACGCCGGCATCGACTATCGTGTCTACACCAATGAGGATGCTGCTTACGCCGACCTGCAATCCGGCAATCTCGACGTGATGGAAGAAGTGCCGCAGTCGGCATTGAAGACCTTCCGCACCGATTCTTCGGTGAAGGCGTTCGTGCAGCCCGGTTCGTCCTATCAGGGCTTCGTCATCCCCGAAAGCCTGCCGCACTTCGCGCTCGGCAAGGAAGGCAACCTGCGTCGTCAGGCCATTTCCATGGCCATCAACCGCAAGCAGATCGTCAGCAAGATCTACCAAAACACGAAGACGCCGTCCACCGATTTCACTTCGCCTCTGGTTCCCGAACATTCGAAGGAACTGAAGAATTCCGCCAATCTACAATACAATCCCACAAAGGCCAAGGAGCTCTGGAAGCAGGCCGACCAGATTTCGAAGTTCACCGGCGACTTTAAGATCGCTTACAATTCTGACGCCGCGCACAAGCCGTGGGTTGATGCAGTGAGCAACAGCCTGAAGAACACGTTGGGCATCAACGCATCCGGCGATCCGTACCCGACCTTCAGCGACATCCGCAACCAGGTGACCGACCGGTCCATCAAGACCGCGTTCCGCTCCGGCTGGATGCTTGACTACCCGACGGCCGAGGACTATATGACCCCATTGTATTCCTCCTCTTCCGCTGACGGCCACGGTTCCAACGACGGCGATTACAAGAGCCCGGCGTTCGACGCGGCTTTGGCCAAGGCGTTGAGCCAGACCGACGTCGCCAAGCGCACCGCTGATTTCAAGTCCGCCCAGGAAATCCTGCTCAACGACCTGCCTTCGATTCCGCTGTGGAATGAGGACGTGGCCGCCGCAGCTTCCACCAAGGTCAAGAATGTGCACTTCGACTACACGAACCTGCCTACCTATAACACCGTCACCAAGTAA
- a CDS encoding bile acid:sodium symporter family protein translates to MEKVKKVADWITKWFTLIVIVWAVFNYFVPQTSEWAKHDTSWLLGIVLFGMGLTLSLEDFARIFKQPLMVIVGTVAHYVIMPLVAVALCWIFHLDGPLAVGVILVGCCPSGTSSNVMSFLARGDVALDVSIGLLSTLLAPFMIPLLMQLLASKYVAIPWQSLFLTAVKVVLIPVALGVICHTIFKDKISKVTDVLPIISQTAILLIIGIVVAANHAGLFSKATALAIPVVILHNLCGYGLGFGFSRLMYKVYPKGFGYAQQKAITFEVGMQDSGLGATLALTSFAAAPITAIPSTFFSVWHNISGSVLSSWWRRHDEKKGLVAADDSEADNSR, encoded by the coding sequence ATGGAAAAGGTGAAAAAGGTAGCGGATTGGATCACGAAATGGTTCACGCTCATCGTCATCGTCTGGGCGGTGTTCAATTATTTCGTGCCGCAAACCAGCGAATGGGCGAAGCACGACACGAGCTGGCTTCTGGGCATTGTGCTTTTCGGCATGGGTCTGACGCTTTCACTTGAAGATTTTGCCCGAATTTTCAAACAACCGCTGATGGTGATTGTGGGCACCGTGGCCCATTACGTCATTATGCCGCTGGTCGCCGTCGCGCTTTGCTGGATTTTCCACCTTGACGGGCCACTCGCCGTCGGCGTCATTCTCGTGGGCTGCTGCCCCTCTGGCACTTCGTCCAATGTGATGAGCTTCCTAGCACGCGGTGACGTGGCGCTCGACGTCTCCATCGGTCTGCTTTCCACACTGCTTGCGCCGTTCATGATTCCACTTTTGATGCAGCTGCTTGCCTCGAAGTACGTTGCGATTCCTTGGCAGTCGCTCTTCCTCACTGCCGTCAAGGTCGTGCTTATCCCCGTCGCACTCGGCGTTATCTGCCACACGATTTTCAAAGATAAAATCTCGAAGGTGACCGACGTGCTGCCGATCATCTCACAGACCGCGATTCTTTTGATCATTGGTATCGTCGTCGCCGCTAACCACGCGGGCCTCTTCAGCAAGGCCACCGCGCTGGCCATCCCCGTGGTCATTCTGCACAACCTCTGCGGCTATGGACTCGGATTCGGCTTCTCACGACTGATGTACAAGGTTTATCCGAAGGGCTTCGGCTATGCACAGCAGAAGGCCATCACCTTCGAAGTCGGCATGCAGGATTCCGGCCTTGGCGCGACACTGGCGCTGACTTCGTTCGCAGCTGCCCCGATCACTGCCATCCCGTCCACGTTCTTTAGCGTCTGGCACAACATCTCCGGCTCGGTACTCTCCTCCTGGTGGCGTCGTCACGACGAGAAGAAGGGTCTGGTTGCCGCTGACGATAGCGAAGCTGATAACAGCCGCTAA
- a CDS encoding very short patch repair endonuclease, with translation MQTAKPAKKRSKASARKARKSSKSSKVPEKYERGTRSYTMSHIRGKNTKIEVLVRSYLFRRGLRFRKNDKRYPGHPDIVLPKWHAIVFVNGCFWHMHEGCTKFSMPKSNVEFWTAKLVRNHDRDIRQHAELEAAGWKVLVVWECELSKARREETLERLYQQIVGVDEFGGSSDNS, from the coding sequence CTGCAAACTGCAAAGCCGGCAAAGAAGCGTAGTAAAGCCAGTGCCCGAAAAGCGCGGAAGTCCAGCAAGTCCAGCAAGGTTCCCGAAAAATACGAACGCGGCACCCGCAGCTATACGATGTCTCATATTCGCGGCAAGAATACGAAAATCGAAGTCCTCGTTCGTTCCTATCTCTTCCGCCGCGGGTTGCGCTTTCGCAAAAACGACAAGCGCTATCCGGGTCATCCGGACATCGTGCTCCCAAAGTGGCATGCGATCGTCTTCGTTAATGGCTGCTTCTGGCACATGCACGAAGGCTGCACGAAATTCTCGATGCCCAAGTCCAACGTGGAATTCTGGACAGCGAAGCTCGTTCGCAACCACGACCGTGACATCCGTCAGCACGCCGAGCTCGAGGCTGCCGGTTGGAAGGTGCTCGTCGTCTGGGAATGTGAGTTGAGCAAGGCTCGTCGCGAGGAAACGTTGGAGCGGCTCTATCAGCAGATTGTCGGCGTTGACGAGTTCGGTGGGTCTTCCGATAATTCATGA
- a CDS encoding isoaspartyl peptidase/L-asparaginase — protein MASPSPVKSIVTKGGENGILLVIHGGAGSRGKHSTPERQAQVEKDLQRALDAGYAKLKAGANAEDAVVAAIHVMENATEFNAGHGAALTSDGIAQMDACLMGGDGEVGAVASVHTVKNPIDAARAVKEQTKHVLFADPQDKELADWGVETRDPSYFITEQRKQSLIEAQTNGDEWEKHGTIGAVARDEKGHLAAATSTGGITNQMHGRVGDTPLPGCGTYANDETVAVSGTGIGEAFMRTVACHQVSDRVKFAKQTPLESASATLNDIEAHRGDGGLIVLPAKGEGVIAYNSEMMNCGYKSPTSSYVQG, from the coding sequence ATGGCATCACCCAGTCCAGTCAAATCAATCGTCACCAAAGGCGGAGAAAACGGTATCCTGCTCGTCATCCACGGCGGAGCCGGAAGCCGTGGCAAGCACAGCACACCAGAACGCCAGGCGCAGGTGGAGAAGGACTTGCAGCGTGCGCTTGACGCCGGATATGCCAAGCTTAAGGCCGGAGCCAACGCCGAAGACGCCGTGGTGGCCGCCATCCACGTGATGGAAAACGCCACCGAGTTCAACGCAGGGCATGGAGCGGCGCTCACCAGCGACGGCATCGCACAGATGGACGCGTGCCTGATGGGCGGAGACGGAGAGGTCGGGGCCGTGGCCAGCGTACACACCGTGAAGAACCCGATCGACGCCGCACGGGCAGTCAAGGAGCAGACCAAGCACGTCCTCTTCGCCGACCCGCAGGACAAAGAGCTTGCCGACTGGGGCGTCGAGACGCGCGACCCGAGCTACTTCATCACCGAGCAGCGCAAGCAATCGCTTATCGAGGCGCAGACCAACGGCGACGAATGGGAGAAGCACGGCACCATCGGCGCTGTGGCCCGCGACGAGAAAGGCCATCTCGCGGCAGCGACTTCCACTGGCGGCATCACCAACCAGATGCACGGACGCGTCGGCGACACCCCGCTGCCCGGCTGCGGAACGTATGCCAACGACGAGACGGTTGCGGTTTCGGGCACCGGCATCGGCGAGGCGTTCATGCGCACGGTGGCCTGCCATCAGGTCTCGGACCGCGTGAAATTCGCCAAGCAGACCCCGCTGGAATCCGCGAGCGCCACACTCAACGACATCGAGGCTCATCGCGGCGACGGCGGCCTAATCGTGCTGCCGGCCAAGGGTGAGGGCGTCATCGCCTACAACAGCGAGATGATGAACTGCGGTTACAAATCCCCCACCAGCAGCTACGTGCAGGGCTGA
- a CDS encoding Gfo/Idh/MocA family oxidoreductase: MSRLNGKRAEAEEQGLKVNVAILGAGGIAKSMANTLVEMAGDSRYSGLIEPYAVAARDADRASDFAQKYGFDVSYGSYDELLADPKVDLVYIATPHALHAEQGIACLKAGKNILVEKSFTANTSQAQELLDVAEKTGLLCTEAIWTRYMPSRGIVAELIKSGEIGEVQAATANLCYPTTHKARMTDPEMAGGALLDVGVYPLNFFDMALGADTNERKISDISTSMVPYETGVDATDSIALHYDDGVMATATASMLCASDRSGAIWGTKGYMVCRNINNIEGIDLYDLDHKLIRHVDIPTQLTGYEYEVAASANAILDGKTECSEMPHADTLRIMKLMDQIRGKWGLKYPFE; the protein is encoded by the coding sequence ATGAGCAGGCTGAACGGCAAACGCGCAGAGGCAGAAGAACAAGGGCTCAAGGTCAACGTCGCGATTCTTGGGGCTGGAGGCATCGCGAAATCGATGGCGAATACGCTGGTCGAAATGGCTGGCGATTCGCGGTATAGCGGCCTGATTGAGCCTTACGCCGTGGCCGCGCGTGACGCCGACCGTGCTTCCGATTTCGCGCAAAAGTATGGATTCGACGTTTCCTACGGTTCTTATGACGAGCTGCTGGCCGACCCAAAGGTTGACCTCGTCTACATCGCCACGCCGCACGCGCTGCACGCCGAGCAAGGCATCGCGTGCCTCAAGGCCGGCAAGAATATCCTGGTCGAAAAATCCTTTACTGCCAACACTTCGCAGGCGCAGGAGCTGCTCGACGTCGCCGAGAAGACCGGATTGCTCTGCACCGAAGCCATCTGGACGCGCTACATGCCTTCGCGCGGCATCGTCGCCGAGCTCATCAAATCCGGCGAAATCGGTGAAGTACAAGCCGCCACAGCCAATCTCTGCTACCCCACCACTCACAAGGCTCGCATGACAGACCCTGAGATGGCCGGCGGCGCACTGCTTGATGTCGGCGTTTACCCGCTGAATTTCTTCGACATGGCGCTGGGAGCCGATACCAACGAGCGCAAGATTTCGGATATTTCGACTTCGATGGTGCCGTACGAAACCGGCGTTGATGCCACCGATTCCATCGCTCTGCACTATGATGACGGCGTTATGGCCACGGCCACCGCTTCGATGCTTTGCGCCTCCGACCGCTCCGGCGCCATTTGGGGCACCAAGGGCTACATGGTCTGCCGGAACATCAACAACATCGAGGGCATCGACCTCTACGACCTCGACCACAAACTGATCCGCCACGTTGACATCCCTACACAGCTCACTGGCTACGAATACGAGGTCGCCGCCTCCGCTAACGCCATTCTCGACGGCAAGACAGAATGCTCCGAAATGCCCCACGCCGACACCCTCCGCATCATGAAGCTCATGGATCAGATCCGCGGTAAATGGGGCTTGAAATACCCGTTTGAGTAA
- a CDS encoding DUF4391 domain-containing protein — translation MTVAHCTTVSATSLGLPGSCAIPEAKSVIPKQMFYMKPPVSARLKQRFVGDVESITMLALLRPNTINVATGKKTREILVMGIAQNCKDAPVEVMEHIAKLRSSSNILFVCVRDASLGKSEGKDGGNAQNGGAQGGSTQSGSSDLQCALALQRILPVRAGHQGEAQTQTYVSKWQDPKTASLSVTGETLDDVWRNLCAQVIFGDSDGTDLDARLAKQSAIAELTAQISKLEGDHARAKDGTKRNEIYVKLHKAKKQLEVLQG, via the coding sequence ATGACCGTCGCACACTGCACAACCGTAAGCGCAACTTCGTTGGGATTACCTGGTTCTTGTGCCATCCCCGAAGCGAAAAGCGTGATTCCCAAGCAGATGTTCTATATGAAACCACCGGTTTCGGCGCGGCTCAAGCAGCGGTTCGTCGGCGATGTCGAATCGATCACCATGCTCGCGCTGCTGCGGCCGAACACCATCAACGTGGCTACCGGCAAGAAAACCCGCGAAATTCTGGTGATGGGCATCGCGCAGAATTGCAAGGACGCGCCCGTTGAAGTGATGGAGCACATCGCGAAACTGCGTTCGTCTTCAAACATTCTTTTTGTCTGCGTGCGCGATGCGAGCCTCGGCAAAAGCGAAGGCAAGGATGGCGGCAACGCCCAGAACGGCGGAGCTCAAGGTGGCAGCACTCAGAGTGGCAGCAGCGATTTGCAATGTGCTTTAGCACTGCAACGCATTCTGCCCGTTCGCGCCGGACATCAAGGCGAGGCCCAGACCCAAACTTACGTCAGCAAATGGCAGGATCCGAAAACCGCTTCCCTATCGGTAACCGGCGAAACGCTGGACGACGTGTGGCGAAACCTTTGCGCGCAGGTGATTTTCGGCGACAGCGACGGCACCGACCTTGACGCACGACTCGCCAAGCAGTCGGCGATCGCCGAGCTCACCGCGCAAATCTCCAAGCTCGAAGGCGACCATGCCCGCGCCAAGGACGGTACCAAGCGCAACGAGATCTACGTCAAGCTCCACAAGGCCAAGAAACAGCTGGAAGTACTGCAAGGCTGA